The region CGAGCAGagtttgttctattttttggcgTTTAGTGCATCTCATCATTAATGGGCAGTGCCAAAAGCCGGCATCGGCCACAGCGAAATGAGAGTAAATCACGGAAAACACGGCGCTTTgccgaacgcctgtgtgagggaggcctaataccATATACCGTTTTTTAAATGAGATTTTAATTGTGattgaaaaatgcaacaaaaaacctgaagacggcctaaggggctacaaacacatgTTCAtgcagtccaggaaatgagtcatgcttGTAAAGCTTATGCCAGgcggctagatcatgtatgtaaattggtTTTGCAGCTTTATGCAgcctggtttaggtatgggtacgggtacagaaggGCAGGGggagagctgaacttttgcacccctgagcctttagctgcaCCCCTGATAAAATACATCATATGTTCTcaaaaactggtaccaataaataaTTCAGCTCGTCACGCACAAGTCCTCCTGCGGCCATGTCGCCGAAAAACtaacaaagttatggcttttgaaaaggagAAATGAAAATCCTCCAAAATTCATTGCGTCTTTAGATCCAAAATTGGCTttatcactaagggattaaacatTGGAGTATAAATCCAAGGTCGAGTCAAGGAGCCGAGTGTAGACCATTCTGCCTTCTAGTATAATCCACAGTTTTCCGCCCAGCAGCTTTACATGCAAATGCAAATCTTCGAAGGAAACGCGATCCAAGGAGGAGACAAGCCTGAATTCTTACAGGTTAGCGAAGGGTTAAGCTGGTACTGGGTGGAAGATGACTGTCAAGATCAGACATGTCCTGTGTGATGATGATGCAGAACGGAGGAGGGGAGATGCGATCTGTTTGTCGGTATGGCGTCCTTGAAGGAAAGCCCAGATGTCATGGAAATCTTCTTCTCCTCTCTGTATACTTGTGTCCTTGAGTCGTCGGACAATGAATGTATATTTATATCCCTGTCATCCAGCTTTTCCAGATGCCTGAATGGCAAGTCTGCCTAGCAATGCATGATATTAGGGGACAGGATATGTAACTAGGTGGCACACAAGGGCGTATATGGCATAGAGACAGCCCAAGGGGCTTCTAGGTGACTtgtggggaggggtgggagcgAAGCCCTGGTGGGTCCCATCTCCTTGGTTATTGGGTCTTACGAATAGCCTGGTGCTATACAATGAAATCACTGCATTATCAATACAATAAAAACTTCATCAGGTTGTCTTGCAGGTAGAGGACATCACGCACCATTACcctaaaagtaagtgaaccctttggaatgacctggatttctgcactggTGACTAatgaaatgtggtctgattgctaTCTAAGTCACAAATATAGACAAacctaatgtaactaataacacatgtTACAATGTTCAGGTGTTTCATTGAGCACAGTGagtcatcatccacagtgcagggagaaaaagtaagtgaacccttgaactCAATAATTTGCGGATCCCCTTTTAACAGCAGTCACCTCCATTATAGGTTTCCTGGAGCTGCAAAGATTTGTACATTGAGGAGGAATTATAAACTGTTGCTCccacaaatgtgtttcagttcatcaatatttctgggatgccttgcacatGGCCATGTGCAACCTGTGCAATCACAGAGACACCACAGAGTCTCTCCCCGCAGAGACATCACTGTGAATGCAGCGCTAGTCAAACGGGTGCCGTTCTggtatctccgcagtcccactgaaattgaATGGAGCGTTAGTGCGCTTCTGCGACCAGCACgtaattcagtctcctcctcactgtggcggAGGTCTCAGCTGTgatacccccaccaatcagcatgtTATTCCCTATCAtccatttcaatggattcatttacAAGCGCGTATTTTGTCATGCGCATTTCCGTTGCGCAAATAGAgccaaagggcttattcacacagacgCATCTGCGCTGTGTATTATGTGTGCTAAATTTGCGTGCGCGATACGCAGTGAATaggatccattgatttcaatgggtgcggTCACATGTGCGCTTCTTGCGCTCCTATTTTGGTCGCACCTATTAATCTAATTAAACTGATTtgcgcattcaaatcaatggcagCATACTTGTGTGTTcttttgcgcaaatacacaggacaTACGCGCACCCAAAATACACTAAAATACTCCAGTGCCTAAATACACCTACGCccgtgggaagccggccttaATCTTCCACATCACTTTTAGCAGAAAATGTACATTGAGTTTGATATAAAATTCTATTTCCGTTTTTCTACTATAATTTTCCTGTCGCGGCGATTTATTCCCGCCCACATTATGCGCTCTTGTAGACGGATCGTCACTGTGATGATTGGATTTAATTTGTGTATATGGTGAAATGAAGCAGATAACATCTAAGTGGAGAAGCAGCATAATTGTTCCAGGTTTCCACTGTAGGGTGAAGATTTTCGGCACACGCCCTTATAATAAAGCGCACGATGGCGGGAGCTCTGGGAAGGTCACGTTAGGATTTGGCGTCACCTGCTGGATGAATGTGAAATACCTTTGTACGTATCCAGGACTTGGATATTAGTGAGTCgcccttaggacaggtcatctgGGGCTCTTGGTGCACACATTTTTTGGACAATGCACTGATTGTTTCCGTTGGTTTTAAATACAATTAGAGTTAGTGTGCAGCTCGAAAAGcgtaagtattgcagtgtattatagactTTTAACCGATGAAGATTCAGCTTTTGTGGAAGTACTggactttcttcttctttcttgtaTGTGATTTCCAAGCTGATTACCAGCAGCCGTCCGTCGCACTCCTCACATGGAAAGTCACGGGCTGGAGCGGGAGGGGtcgtggcccctttaagaggaagcccAGCATGACGCGTGGGGCCCAATAGCCggtagtcaggaaggggttaatgctgggaggaggtgggggtagAAAGTGCTAGAAGATAGGTGTAAGGGTCAGGATAGGTGGAAAGTTTAGTGGGAGGGGGGTTATATAAAGAGGGGGTGCTTCGTGGGAGGTCACCTTAGAGAGGAGATAGCGGAGAGTCCCGCCCGCCCGTTTTGTTATTGGTGGGTAGGGATGGTTATAGGTTCAATTGTCATGGCAGTGCCgggtgggggggtccttggagtcggtggaaattgtgtagggggggggggggagttgggtgggcatggTCCTACCCGTTAAGACTCCCTCCTCTGTAagcggtgtagtatctggtgcagGGACTTGGCTGGTGGTGGGGGGCAGTAGACCCTCTGCCGGCTGTAAGCCCCAAGTGTGGTAGCCACCTAAGGGCGGCTTGCGTTGTCCCTGAGCCTGTCTACGGCTGTGGGGCAGCGTGTATTAGTTTGATTGTGGTAGCACCAGATTGTGTGACTCTAAGGACTCCCCCCTCGTTAATTTTGGTAATTATTGTAGAGTTTTTGctaataaaggctgctgtggccaaaaattatccAAAGAAAAAGGTGTTTGTCCTTATTGGGAAGGGTACAGAAAGAGGGGCATTCTGGCCTCCAGGCGTCATGGCTGGGTAAGGCCACTTTCACGCGGCCGTGAAACTCGTGCAATGTGCATGCCATTGAAATgcaaattagtttaatgagttcaagatgtgctcttttcctgcgcaaacgcagcatttttcttcGCTAAATATGTGCTTGTGCACaaccccattgcaatcaatggcttctattttctgcgtatttctGCGTATTTTCTTGGGGACAATGTAGCATTGCGTCGCTGCTACCTGCGGTTTTCTCGTGTGATTTTATCGCAAGAAGGTTAATCgaactttctaatgataaaatcgcatcgcacgaaaatcgcaactTTATTTGATGCgatgcaataaacaaggaggctccatagggaaacatgggctacaaaacgtcGGAAATTCCGGGCTTTATAGAGCGTGCCACAATTTTATTTTCTCGCAATGTGGCAgcttacaaaacatcgctcatgtgaaagaacccacggTCTTCACATATATGCGTTTTGTAGCCTGCGTGAAACCAgcctgtttttttaacgctgcgatatcgctgtgtttttttcacgcgattgtcaatgggactttctaatgttaaaaacgcatcgcgagtttgtgctttgcaatttttgagcgttgcgtttttaacattagaaagtcctattgacaatcgcgtgaaaaagcagcgatatcgcgtgaaaaaaacgtgcatgaAAAACtcaagtgggcaggagcccttactgacagcaagcagagatactcAAAATTATGAAGATGGATGAGAAATCGCTCCAGCACTCTGGATTACATGGCATACGCAAAGTTTATGacgtgtaaggctgggttcacacagggcggatttgccgcaaaaTTTCGTGCGCAATTtcgctgcggccgctaatccttatattagcaagccatgtggacgagatttgtcaaaaatctcatccacatgggaagGCCAATCTGTCGCAGCAAAGCCGGCGCGGCGGCGcgtgtccccggcgcagcatgtctaattttttttttttccattgcagcctcgcttctctctatgggagctccggccgcagcggaaaagcatgtggccaagccgctccaaaacccgcagctaagtgacgtgggttttgaagctgcgctttcccggcggaaatttttcactgcggcaaacctgcaagatttccgccgggaatacgacccgtgtgaccccagcctaaaactTTTTGAAGTGTGTAAAgaaggggagagggagacattAAAACATGCATGGGAGCCATTTCTTGCAGCAGAATACTGGTGTGGTGTAAGAATGGCAAAAGGTGTTTGACATAACTAGTGAATTGCGCAAATTTGATAAGTGTGGTGCAGTTCGGCATTTTTGCTGGCCACGGCTGTCAGTCCGCCAATAGGGAATTGCTCTAGTGCTACATTTATGGACCACAATGCTCGGCTTTATATACTTTTTATTCCTCCGTGTCTCATTTGTACATCTTCTGTCCCCGTGAGGTTGCTGGACGTAATTGTGTCGGTTCCTCGTGCATTCCCTTCATTCCGTTCTACCTTGGATGTGTTGCTGGGTTACCATGGCCCCGCGCTGCGCTCTTCTCCACAGTAGCGTTGCTTTCATGGTGATGATATGACACTGCTGCACTCTCTGGATTCTTCCGCCTCCTCACATGAACAGACGTGGCAGCCTCATCCTCAGGCTCAAAGTCCGACTGTGCTGAATCAGTCTCTTCTCCTGACACCTCCACCTTCTCCGCTATGGATGGGTCTGTGGAGGCGTCTGCACTTGTAGGGAGACTTGGCTGGTTCCTGCGGATGGGCTCCTGCCCACAGACTATGAAACTAAACACCAGAAGGTTGTCAGTTAGGGAGCGCAGACTGGAGGAGAACCGCTTCAATACCGTTTTATCAAGGAAGCGTCGTCCTGTTGTACCACGGGATGCAGACGTATATGGAAAGACTGGAGCTGAAATAATATACATGCAATTACAATAATGCTGTCTacaatgttcaagaatataactactataatactgccccctatgtacaagaatataaccactataatactgcccctatgtacaagaatataactactataatactgccccctatgtacaagaatacaactactataatactgccccctatgtataagaatataactactataatactgccccctatgtacaagaatacaactactataatactgccccctatgtataagaatataactgctataatactgctccctatgtacaagaatataactactataatactgccccctatatacaagaatataactactataatactgcctcctatgtacaagaatataactactataatactgccccctatgtacaagaatataactactataatactgcctcctatgtacaagaatataactactataatactgcccctatgtacaagaatataactactataatactgcctcctatgtacaagaatataactactataatactgccccctatatacaagaatataactattataatactgccccctatgtacaagaatatacctactataatactgccccctatgtacaagaatataactactataatactgctcctatgtacaagaatataactactataatactgcctcatgtgTACtataatagaactactataatactgcccctatgtacaagaatataactactataatactgcctcctatgtacaagaatataactactataatactgccccctatgtacaagaatataactactataatactgcccctatgtacaagaatacaactactataatactgccccctatgtacaagaatataactactataatactgccccctatgtacaagaatataactactataatactgctcctatgtgcaagaatataactactataatactgccccctatgtacaagaatataactactataatacagcagcCTATGTATATTTTACTTATATTGTAGATGGGGGAAGGGTTAGTACATAACTGTCACCCCTAGTGAGTTTCTATAAGTGATGAGTGATTtgtggaataatcggtttgtaTCATTATTAGGCCGATTACACGACAATTGTGAATCAGGACAGTTGATTccaacttccattaaagtcaatggtagtAAACATCTGGTGCTCTAATTCGCCCACCAGAAGTTCCCCAATGCAGCTGAAGCCCCCAGATTGCATGGAAATACTGTCACACAAGAAAACTATGTTCTTCCCAAAAATTGGTATAAATAGTGTACAGTtgtgtaggggtcaatcatagcacaggggtgtcaggGAAATTAAAAGAagacccacatagggtctcctagttCACAAATTgcgccaaggaagacagcaggtttgccgcctgttttaaaagcaatgtcataagttttagaaggagaaattctgccaggtgaagacaacactcaagcatggacgTCCTCCAAATAACAGTTGTGGAGATACCAAAAATGTTGCTATTAATGACagtaggtgtgctgcttgttttaaaagcaatgttctAAGGTTTGCTGAGGACAAATTCTTAGTCTTCTCCTTCTAGTTGTTTGAACTGtccagttgacatccatgacatggAATAGTCagacagctcctcagactgattcaTAGGGACTGATTCAGAGTGTGCAGGAGATTTGGCACAGGGTGATGTAGAAGGCGGATGCTCATGGCTGATTGTGCAGACAGACTGCTATGTGTctgcgactgggaggaagaggaagcgGTGTGTCAACCACTCTTCAACCTGTTTTGCATGCTGTGGATGTAAGATACGGGcaaaaccacttctaaggaatggcaacgGTCTTGCCTTGTCTTCTGCACAATGTGGAGCTGTTACTATAGTGGAAGGGGCtcaaagtgccaacttggcccgtcCTTTACCATATCCACCATTAGCATATTCCCTGCCACTTGCTTTCTtcatatttcctttttatttagttttttattgCTTACTTTTTAGTATagtttttatgtaacttatcagctaatgTTGTAGTttacagaaaaccactgctagctgcatatggtgtgcaaataatttatagttgctggactggtgactttgaacaacGTCCGAGGTCgttgacacacactgtgtgtatttactgTTTCCCTGCTTGGTTTTCcctttatattaacaaaaaaaggcaccaccaactaaataagccgTAATCCCTGGAAGGCACAATATGTGACAACAAAAGGCCACACAGTACAGCTGTTTAGCGCAGCCTAATTGAATTCCCCCAACCTCACTACTACCAGCTATATAAGGTCTGCAAATAGTGTTCGAACTGGAGGCTTTCAAGGCCGTCTGAGGCCACAAATAAAGAACTGCAATTTTCCTCTTGCCAAAGTGTATTTTGTTTGACTGTTGTGCTGCTATATACACTGACAGCAGCAGACATATATCCTCTGCCACCTATCTTATATATTGGTAGGTCATGTGgtgcaggcgtccaatgaaactgctgcccatatgtaaGATAGAGGACACATTGTGGCAAGGCACCTAGCTGCTAATTGGCTCCACGCTGatttctgcagcaggcattatgggatatTCAAATTTTCTGTGATTTTCTCCAAAAATCAGTTTGCACTACCCGATTAGATTAAGCTAAAATCGGGATGATTTTAGCGGCCGGCTGATCAAGATGAGTAACACTAGTTTCTATAACATTACTGGTTCAGGTCTGGTAGGTAATCTCGCCACAGTCACCGCACCCCCATTCTTACCTGGAGGTGTGATTGCTTCTTCTGCAACATTAAAAGAATTGAGATTTTGGTCTGAACATGGAATTCTCTGCAGGAGAAGGAAAACGTACTTAGATATGATGGATTATTATAAACAGTTGTAGACTCACGCTGGCCATAGAGGTCTTCATTCTTGTATTATCATCCTCAACATCTCAACTAATACAACATTTTGGATTTGTCTACAAATATTTCCTGTCTAATAACTGATGGCGTTTTACTCCATGTATCAGGGAACATAACGCTGGCGCCGAACTATACGTTTTCATTAGTGCAAAGGAGACCAATCAGGTTTGGGTTTGCTCAGGTTTCCATTCCTTCCTAGTATTTGTGCCGGACAGAATAGGCCTGACATAAATGTCAACGAAGAACGGGATGTGGGATTTAGAACTCTGGGATGTAGAGCACAATGTGGTCTGAACAGACCCTCAATCTGATACTTTTCTATGCCAAACTGCTCATAAATCTATAATTAACCACAGTGGCTCCGATACCATGATTTCCTGAAGTGGTTtcccactttggacaatccctacttgttagaagggtccttTGACAATAAGGTGATCACAAAGTGGCCCTCTACTATGATTTCCAGTTTTAATCTGTTGGGAAACctggcagttagagatgagcgagcacccaaatgctcgggtccgcattattccagtcgagcttttcgtaaaattcgagagctctactcaagtaacgaaccccattgactacaatgggagactcgagcatttttgtatgtgggacgccgggggccaagctttttttttcccctaggttcatgtgtgtgtgtgtctctctctctctctctctaccccagacaaaaaatttgccaatgacgtgcgctgcgtcgcggtggggaggggccaaaacaggaacgtcacagcggggaggagccaaaaactggggcgggggtcgaacacggcttaatgctcgttcgagtaatgagcaccatcgagtaggctaatactcgaacgagcttcaagcttggcagagtatgttcgctcaactctactggcAGAATATGTccagttttcctgcagcacccccacagggttGCTGTGTGCccggcagtgaggaggagactaaataaAGTGCTGGTCGTGCAAGCTccccagtgctccattcactttcaatgagactgtTGAAATACCCGAGCACAAccacttgggtatttccgtcatccccattgaaatgaatggagcgctaacCGCCCATTCAGTGTGATGTCACTGCATGATAGAGAAGAGACCCTTGCAGTGACAGAGAAGACGGACACAAGAGTCCCGTTCTCAAGCATTTTTAAATGTAGGTTTTCAAGTTTGTAAGAAGCacctattttttttctgtgatcatTGGCTAAGACACTCTAATGGGAGAAGAACTCACAAATTAGTCGCTAACAATTTGTGAATATTGATTTGGTCTGATATTCAAAATGGCCTCCTCAGTCAACATAATAGTCTTCCTTTTCAATTGGTGGCTTTCTCATTTGCCCTTCTGGTTTGATCTGTAGAACTGGGCAGGCAGTCGGTCTCTCCTACCTTTACGTAGAACTGGTTTTCCGTACAGCGGAACAATGCAAATTGGCAGAAGGAGTTAAAATGGGGGTGCATGTCCAATTCTGTGCACACCGGTCCTGCAACATTAACAGCAATGTCACCTTGTGCTACATGTTCTCGACTTCGGTTCTTACTAAGCCACGAATTATACACCAAATTCATAATTACCTTTGGGAATCTGTCCATGGTTCTCGATCAAGTCAAAGCCGAAAACCCGTGGGTCTTCACACCCGGAGGCACGGCGGATATCGCAGAGCTCCTTGGCTTTTGATTCAGGTTGGATGAGCTTTAGAAATCGCTCATACTCCTCCTCTGACAGCGGGGTGCCAGGTTGTGCTAGATAGGTTTTGCTTGGAGTACTGCATGTCACAATCACTTGGGTCCACCAGAAGACAATGAAGGCTGCACATAATACACATGAAGGCATCAACAAATATATTAATATTCTTCCAATGCCATTCAAGTTAATAAGCGAACATCAATGTGGACAATGATTCAAAGCCACACTAGGTCCTTATGATAAGGATGGATTGTCAGCAAAGGACAGGAAATGTTGTCATGGGGACAGAGGAGATGATGGGCTGCAGGTTATGGAGCCTGAGATGGCAATCAATTATATGTGTAC is a window of Eleutherodactylus coqui strain aEleCoq1 chromosome 4, aEleCoq1.hap1, whole genome shotgun sequence DNA encoding:
- the ACRBP gene encoding acrosin-binding protein: MHPHFNSFCQFALFRCTENQFYVKRIPCSDQNLNSFNVAEEAITPPAPVFPYTSASRGTTGRRFLDKTVLKRFSSSLRSLTDNLLVFSFIVCGQEPIRRNQPSLPTSADASTDPSIAEKVEVSGEETDSAQSDFEPEDEAATSVHVRRRKNPESAAVSYHHHESNATVEKSAARGHGNPATHPR